The following are encoded together in the Desulfobacterales bacterium genome:
- a CDS encoding ferritin family protein has product MGKRIADILDIAIKREEEAYEFYMDIHSKVDDASVKSTLEFMAGEEKKHKAFLISYRDGHFGDKGLRMSDVVDYKIAEYLEEPEISEDSKPEDVYLVASHREARSHQFYTELANLHAEGEPRQMLLKMANEELKHKEKAEYLYSNTAFPQTSGG; this is encoded by the coding sequence ATGGGAAAAAGGATTGCCGATATTCTTGACATTGCCATAAAGCGGGAAGAGGAGGCCTATGAATTTTATATGGACATTCATTCCAAGGTTGACGATGCGAGTGTTAAAAGCACATTGGAATTTATGGCGGGTGAAGAAAAGAAGCACAAGGCCTTTCTGATCAGCTATCGCGATGGTCATTTCGGCGATAAAGGTCTGCGCATGAGTGATGTTGTTGATTATAAAATTGCAGAATATCTTGAGGAACCGGAGATTAGTGAAGATTCCAAGCCTGAGGATGTCTATCTGGTGGCCTCCCATCGGGAAGCCAGATCCCATCAGTTTTATACCGAATTGGCCAACTTGCATGCCGAAGGCGAGCCCCGCCAAATGCTGCTTAAAATGGCCAACGAGGAGTTGAAGCACAAAGAAAAGGCGGAATATTTGTATTCCAATACGGCGTTTCCGCAAACATCGGGCGGGTAA
- a CDS encoding universal stress protein — translation MEVTKVLWPTDFSSSSEKALPYVTSLTQKYQAEIHVLYVIEDIAHHESWYGDFDRTHVDKLMEFAEKSGTKRLEQVCEKYLDGCPLYIKHIAIGDPAQEILKLIEKEKVDMVVMASHGEKGNYRFGSVTEKVVKNSPVPVTTIPIDA, via the coding sequence ATGGAAGTAACCAAAGTTCTCTGGCCGACAGATTTTTCGAGCAGCTCAGAAAAGGCATTGCCCTATGTAACCTCGTTGACCCAAAAATATCAGGCCGAGATCCATGTCCTGTATGTAATTGAGGATATTGCCCACCATGAATCCTGGTACGGTGATTTTGATCGCACGCATGTGGACAAATTGATGGAATTTGCCGAAAAATCAGGCACCAAAAGGCTGGAACAGGTCTGTGAAAAATATCTGGATGGCTGCCCGCTGTATATCAAGCATATCGCTATCGGTGACCCGGCGCAGGAGATTCTAAAACTGATCGAGAAAGAAAAGGTTGATATGGTGGTGATGGCCAGTCATGGGGAGAAAGGCAACTATCGTTTCGGCAGTGTGACAGAAAAGGTTGTTAAAAATTCTCCGGTTCCGGTAACCACAATTCCCATAGACGCGTAA
- a CDS encoding DUF3786 domain-containing protein codes for MSNYEQIIKNNLQHLYSNLPQDLADRLPASRIDNDYKFQAFGENCRISPQDIQLGDKAEFGPAGIVISLYALQASEVACQLAPFRAFREMPDSMPYVGAFASNTERLLVDHIDKIEQAANRITQQFNGSQGTHADAGDFSFTVYPLPKIALNYIFYCADDDFPAAVTCLYSYNASDFLPTDALADTGEYTSRKIIELI; via the coding sequence ATGAGCAACTACGAACAGATCATTAAAAACAATCTCCAGCATCTTTACAGCAATTTACCACAGGATCTTGCCGACAGATTACCGGCCAGCCGGATTGACAATGATTATAAATTCCAGGCCTTTGGGGAAAACTGCCGCATATCGCCGCAAGATATCCAATTAGGAGATAAGGCGGAATTTGGTCCTGCGGGAATCGTGATATCCTTATATGCACTGCAGGCCTCTGAGGTTGCTTGTCAACTGGCCCCGTTTAGAGCATTTCGGGAAATGCCTGACAGCATGCCGTATGTGGGGGCTTTTGCGTCGAATACCGAACGGCTTCTCGTCGACCATATCGATAAAATCGAACAGGCAGCGAATCGGATCACTCAGCAATTCAATGGCTCACAGGGGACCCATGCAGATGCCGGTGATTTTTCATTTACCGTTTATCCGTTGCCTAAGATTGCTTTAAATTACATCTTTTATTGTGCTGATGATGATTTTCCGGCGGCAGTGACCTGTCTTTATTCTTATAATGCGTCCGATTTTTTACCAACAGATGCACTGGCCGATACCGGTGAATATACGTCAAGAAAAATCATCGAACTCATTTAG